The Oharaeibacter diazotrophicus genome has a segment encoding these proteins:
- the gspG gene encoding type II secretion system major pseudopilin GspG, which produces MDRPALRRSLETYRARRDRKGGFTLVELLVVLVILSLVMGLVGPRVLSYLSSSRSRAAKLQIESFAGALDLFFLDNGRYPTSSEGLGALIKRPPSADKWGGPYLQQDAVPLDPWGNAYEYRVPGTKAPYVIVSYGADGKKGGTDDGADVSNE; this is translated from the coding sequence ATGGATCGACCCGCGCTCCGCCGTTCCCTCGAGACGTACCGCGCCCGACGCGACCGCAAGGGCGGCTTCACCCTGGTCGAGCTCCTGGTCGTGCTCGTCATCCTCAGCCTCGTCATGGGCCTCGTCGGCCCGCGGGTCCTGAGCTACCTGTCGTCGTCGCGCTCGCGCGCCGCCAAGCTGCAGATCGAGTCCTTCGCCGGTGCGCTCGACCTGTTCTTCCTCGACAACGGCCGCTATCCCACCTCCTCGGAGGGCCTCGGCGCCCTGATCAAGCGGCCGCCGTCGGCCGACAAGTGGGGCGGTCCCTACCTGCAGCAGGACGCGGTGCCGCTCGATCCCTGGGGCAACGCCTACGAATACCGCGTGCCCGGCACCAAGGCGCCCTACGTGATCGTGTCCTACGGCGCCGACGGCAAGAAGGGCGGAACCGATGACGGGGCCGACGTCTCCAACGAGTGA
- a CDS encoding type II secretion system F family protein, translated as MTHFAYKAINASGRMLAGVMEAGSRAEVLENLERAGFTPISADETRPASTGGWRELVTPEPKSEDITGFTLDLAMLLKGGVTLDEALVILSQMESRRWLAKLIRTLHAELTGGKSLSQVLAQHPKLFPPIYVKTVEVAETTGRLEEALTGIARERQRVELLRKRFFSSISYPLFLVVAASGVLVFVLAYIIPQFEKAIAGFRDKLDPSALRVFELSRIFRENLDMIGAGAIGLLILFVVIGRLGRGGSLWITLLARMPVTRTVITYDITLTFCRTLAILVRNGVDISTSLRLIRGVVRLPAAGAEIDKVIADVRQGKRLSESLAKRNLLPGHVVQMIRVGEESGNLADSADRIGGFYEAKLDTALGRVTAIIGPAMMIGVSLLVAWLIISVMTALISINDLLV; from the coding sequence GTGACCCATTTCGCCTACAAGGCCATCAACGCCTCGGGCCGCATGCTCGCCGGCGTCATGGAGGCCGGCAGCCGCGCCGAGGTGCTGGAGAATCTCGAGCGCGCCGGCTTCACGCCGATCTCCGCCGACGAGACCCGGCCGGCGAGCACCGGCGGCTGGCGCGAGCTCGTGACGCCGGAGCCGAAGTCCGAGGACATCACCGGCTTCACCCTCGACCTCGCGATGCTGCTCAAGGGCGGCGTGACGCTGGACGAGGCGCTGGTGATCCTGTCGCAGATGGAATCCCGGCGCTGGCTCGCCAAGCTGATCCGTACGCTCCACGCCGAGCTCACCGGCGGCAAGAGCCTCAGCCAGGTGCTGGCGCAGCACCCGAAGCTGTTCCCGCCGATCTACGTCAAGACCGTCGAGGTCGCCGAGACCACCGGCCGCCTCGAGGAGGCGCTGACCGGCATCGCCCGCGAGCGCCAGCGCGTCGAACTCCTGCGCAAGCGCTTCTTCTCGTCGATCTCCTATCCCCTGTTCCTGGTGGTGGCGGCGAGCGGCGTACTGGTCTTCGTGCTCGCCTACATCATCCCGCAGTTCGAGAAGGCGATCGCCGGCTTCCGCGACAAGCTCGACCCGTCGGCGCTCAGGGTGTTCGAGCTGTCGCGGATCTTCCGAGAGAACCTCGACATGATCGGCGCCGGCGCGATCGGGCTGCTGATCCTGTTCGTGGTGATCGGCCGGCTCGGCCGCGGCGGCTCGCTCTGGATCACGCTGCTCGCGCGGATGCCGGTGACGCGGACCGTAATCACCTACGACATCACGCTGACCTTCTGCCGGACCCTGGCCATCCTCGTGCGCAACGGCGTCGACATCTCCACCTCGCTCCGCCTGATCCGCGGCGTCGTGCGCCTGCCGGCGGCGGGCGCCGAGATCGACAAGGTGATCGCCGACGTCCGCCAGGGCAAGCGGCTGTCGGAATCGCTGGCGAAACGGAACCTCCTGCCCGGCCACGTCGTGCAGATGATCCGGGTCGGCGAGGAATCCGGCAACCTCGCCGACAGCGCCGACCGCATCGGCGGCTTCTACGAAGCCAAGTTGGACACGGCCCTCGGCCGTGTTACTGCCATCATCGGGCCTGCTATGATGATCGGCGTCAGCCTGCTCGTCGCCTGGCTGATCATCTCCGTGATGACGGCGCTCATCAGCATCAACGACCTCCTGGTATAG
- a CDS encoding prepilin peptidase, with amino-acid sequence MADGAGLRDLVGATLAALAAVAVVLAAGGGREAVAVAAVVALTAWVAVEDAASFTIPDGAVVGLALVGAAVRLADARAFGLPLADEALRAAVEVALTGGALWLVREIFYRRRGFDGLGFGDVKLGAAGGVLVGAPGFAAALAAASAAGVAVLLVRHGRSQSLRAEKLAFGTLLAPALALVFALARLAPDVLPGGLAP; translated from the coding sequence ATGGCGGACGGCGCCGGCCTCCGCGACCTCGTCGGCGCGACGCTGGCGGCGCTCGCCGCCGTCGCGGTCGTCCTTGCCGCCGGCGGCGGCCGCGAGGCGGTCGCGGTCGCGGCGGTGGTCGCGCTCACCGCCTGGGTCGCGGTCGAGGACGCCGCGAGCTTCACCATCCCCGACGGCGCCGTCGTCGGCCTCGCCCTGGTCGGCGCCGCCGTCCGCCTCGCCGACGCCCGCGCCTTCGGCCTGCCGCTCGCCGACGAGGCGCTGCGCGCCGCGGTCGAGGTCGCCCTCACCGGCGGCGCGCTCTGGCTGGTGCGCGAGATCTTCTACCGCCGCCGCGGCTTCGACGGCCTCGGCTTCGGCGACGTCAAGCTCGGCGCCGCCGGCGGCGTCCTGGTCGGCGCGCCCGGCTTCGCCGCCGCCCTCGCTGCCGCCAGCGCGGCCGGCGTCGCCGTCCTCCTCGTCCGCCACGGCCGTTCGCAGAGCCTGCGCGCCGAGAAGCTCGCCTTCGGCACCCTGCTGGCGCCCGCCCTCGCCCTGGTGTTCGCGCTCGCCCGCCTCGCCCCCGACGTGCTGCCGGGAGGGCTCGCGCCGTGA
- the gspD gene encoding type II secretion system secretin GspD, with the protein MRLLLVIVGLAGVVSCASLDSEPDSRGSVFEGGVFGDLRARKPKPSAREPQGLIPVGGGGSGRSQIFGPGAYAADGTAAAGARTGAATDPAAGEATGASQPDAYRLNFDNAEIRDVVHAVLGEALGLNYTISPDVAGTTSISSARPVSRNELLSTLETVLSSQGFSLTKSGGVYRVGPLLPAAGAVDVGRRSSPGYGVSIVPLRFVSVQAISRLLGGFVTDAESLRIDRTKNALVISGPGPKREEVVQTVLSFDEDWMANQSVAILELKRAQPDAIVSELERVFDSGANGNANGAIQFKPIKRLRAVLAVSSNQTLIRRAETWVRRLDQENADGEGNVFIYRAKYRDSKELAKIVGTLFGISADTSLSTGGQQGTSGGGSGTSGSGSTTGSPISGSSTAGGTDPTQSTDPSQTGETPIDNVTGAGEDSGGGDQSGTSASDSASPDVIDLTRQGNEGANTAVRISADPTNNSVVVFADGDTFRKIQATLRELDVPPLQVAIQATIAEVKLNTTLQYGVKYYFQSGDAGVNFQNSEASTLTRTLPGFNFLLGAASDPDMIISALDKVTDVEILSSPSLVVMENQTANLQVGNSVPIQVSQRTSNDTSNAVTVNEIEYRNTGIILKVTPRIGDNGAVTMSIDQEISNVADQSNKLGPTFSQRKVSSRISVVSGQTVVLAGLITSSKDNGRTGLPLVNRIPILRDAAGDTSKKGERTELVVLIKPVVIHDGEDAQTVAEDLRSRLWSIGQRERQSP; encoded by the coding sequence TTGCGGCTCCTGCTCGTGATCGTCGGCCTCGCAGGGGTCGTCTCGTGCGCCAGCCTCGACAGCGAGCCGGACAGCCGCGGCTCGGTGTTCGAGGGCGGCGTGTTCGGCGACCTGCGTGCCCGCAAGCCCAAGCCCTCCGCCAGGGAGCCGCAGGGCCTGATCCCCGTCGGGGGCGGCGGCTCCGGCCGTTCGCAGATCTTCGGACCCGGCGCCTATGCCGCCGACGGCACCGCCGCGGCCGGCGCCCGCACCGGCGCGGCGACGGACCCCGCGGCGGGCGAGGCCACCGGCGCCTCGCAGCCCGACGCCTACCGCCTCAACTTCGACAACGCCGAGATCCGCGACGTGGTTCACGCCGTGCTCGGCGAGGCGCTCGGCCTCAACTACACCATCTCGCCCGACGTCGCCGGCACCACCTCGATCTCCTCGGCGCGCCCCGTGAGCCGAAACGAGCTGCTGTCGACGCTCGAGACCGTACTCTCCAGCCAGGGCTTCTCGCTGACGAAGTCCGGCGGCGTCTACCGGGTCGGCCCGCTGCTGCCGGCGGCCGGCGCCGTCGACGTCGGCCGCCGCTCCAGCCCCGGCTACGGCGTCTCGATCGTGCCGCTGCGCTTCGTCTCGGTGCAGGCGATCTCGCGACTGCTCGGCGGCTTCGTCACCGACGCCGAGAGCCTGCGGATCGACCGGACCAAGAACGCCCTCGTCATCTCCGGCCCCGGGCCGAAGCGCGAGGAGGTGGTGCAGACCGTGCTGTCCTTCGACGAGGACTGGATGGCGAACCAGTCGGTCGCCATCCTCGAGCTGAAGCGGGCCCAGCCTGACGCGATCGTCTCCGAGCTCGAGCGCGTCTTCGACAGCGGCGCCAACGGCAACGCCAACGGCGCGATCCAGTTCAAGCCGATCAAGCGCCTGCGCGCCGTGCTGGCGGTGTCGTCGAACCAGACCCTGATCCGCCGCGCCGAGACCTGGGTCCGCCGGCTCGACCAGGAGAACGCCGACGGCGAGGGCAACGTCTTCATCTACCGGGCGAAGTACCGCGATTCCAAGGAACTGGCCAAGATCGTCGGCACCCTGTTCGGCATCTCGGCCGACACCTCGCTGTCGACCGGAGGCCAGCAGGGCACGTCCGGCGGCGGCAGTGGCACCTCGGGCTCGGGCTCGACGACCGGCTCGCCGATCTCCGGTAGCTCCACCGCCGGGGGCACCGACCCGACGCAGTCGACCGATCCGAGCCAGACCGGCGAGACCCCGATCGACAACGTCACCGGCGCCGGCGAGGACAGCGGGGGCGGCGACCAGTCGGGCACCTCTGCCTCCGATTCGGCCTCGCCCGACGTGATCGACCTCACCCGTCAGGGCAACGAGGGCGCGAACACGGCCGTGCGCATCAGCGCCGACCCCACCAACAACTCGGTGGTCGTGTTCGCCGACGGCGACACCTTCCGGAAGATCCAGGCGACCCTGCGCGAACTCGACGTGCCGCCGCTCCAGGTCGCGATCCAGGCGACCATCGCCGAGGTCAAGCTCAACACCACGCTGCAATACGGCGTGAAGTATTACTTCCAGTCGGGCGACGCCGGCGTCAACTTCCAGAACTCCGAGGCCTCGACGCTGACCCGCACGCTGCCGGGCTTCAACTTCCTGCTCGGCGCCGCCTCCGATCCCGACATGATCATCTCGGCGCTCGACAAGGTCACCGACGTCGAAATCCTGTCGTCGCCCTCGCTGGTGGTGATGGAGAATCAGACCGCCAACCTCCAGGTCGGCAACTCGGTACCGATCCAGGTGTCCCAGCGCACCAGCAACGACACCTCGAACGCGGTCACGGTCAACGAGATCGAGTACCGCAACACCGGCATCATCCTGAAGGTGACGCCGCGGATCGGCGACAACGGCGCCGTCACGATGAGCATCGACCAGGAGATATCGAACGTCGCCGACCAGTCCAACAAGCTCGGTCCGACCTTCTCGCAGCGCAAGGTGTCCTCGCGCATCTCGGTGGTCTCCGGCCAGACCGTGGTGCTCGCCGGCCTGATCACCTCGTCCAAGGACAACGGCCGCACCGGCCTGCCGCTCGTCAACCGGATCCCGATCCTGCGCGACGCCGCCGGCGACACCTCCAAGAAGGGCGAGCGCACCGAACTCGTCGTCCTGATCAAGCCGGTCGTCATCCACGACGGCGAGGACGCCCAGACCGTCGCCGAGGACCTGCGCTCGCGGCTGTGGTCGATCGGCCAGCGCGAACGGCAGAGCCCCTGA
- a CDS encoding GspE/PulE family protein — translation MAAIESPVRDGGFITFLRDRGILNDASGPRADRADLESLWRSGVATGAELADAAAEFHGLRRASFAELSQRPPAFQDLSRRYLREAAIFPFSQDGRAVLAVADPARREPVEAVRLALGGEAELVVVTFDEVDLLFERAGAEEPAVEPDLADAGEGEAAVALSDSVEALQDLARGAPIVRTIDQMLERALEAGATDIHVETGRDNLRVRFRVDGYLRPDQSFPKHLAPAIISRIKILASLDIAERRLPQDGRANIRIGNQEADLRVAIAPTLYGETAVLRILLKDTRLLELGRIGMTEADQRIFESLIEEPHGIVIVTGPTGSGKTTTLATAMSMLNDPTRKIITVEDPIEYQLPGIHQTQIRAQIGLTFAAALRSFLRHDPDVIMVGEMRDGETASIGIQAALTGHLVLTTLHTNTAADAVIRLADMGVEPYLIASTLRGVLGQRLVRRLCERCKRPDAREADIAEGLAETRGFRMDPSWVFHGPVGCEACGHTGYRGRVGIFEAMRVDGELRHHIRHEPDPQKILEIARAGGMTSMLEDGLMKSGLGVTSMEEVLRTTG, via the coding sequence ATGGCGGCGATCGAGAGTCCGGTTCGGGACGGCGGCTTCATCACCTTCCTGCGCGACCGCGGCATCCTCAACGACGCCTCCGGTCCGCGCGCGGACCGCGCCGACCTCGAATCACTCTGGCGCTCCGGCGTCGCCACCGGCGCCGAACTCGCCGACGCGGCGGCCGAGTTCCACGGTCTGAGGCGGGCGAGTTTCGCGGAGCTGTCGCAGCGTCCGCCGGCCTTCCAGGACCTGTCGCGGCGCTATCTGCGCGAGGCCGCGATCTTCCCGTTCTCGCAGGACGGCCGCGCCGTGCTCGCCGTCGCCGACCCGGCCCGGCGCGAGCCGGTCGAGGCGGTGCGGCTCGCCCTCGGCGGCGAGGCGGAGCTGGTCGTCGTCACCTTCGACGAGGTCGACCTCCTGTTCGAGCGCGCCGGCGCCGAGGAGCCGGCCGTCGAGCCCGATCTCGCCGACGCCGGCGAGGGCGAGGCGGCGGTCGCCCTGTCGGACAGCGTCGAGGCGCTGCAGGACCTCGCCCGCGGCGCCCCGATCGTGCGGACGATCGACCAGATGCTGGAGCGCGCGCTCGAGGCGGGCGCCACCGACATCCACGTCGAGACCGGGCGCGACAACCTCCGGGTCCGCTTCCGCGTCGACGGCTATCTCCGGCCCGACCAGAGCTTCCCGAAGCATCTGGCGCCGGCGATCATCTCGCGCATCAAGATCCTCGCCTCGCTCGACATCGCCGAGCGCCGTCTGCCGCAGGACGGCCGCGCCAACATCCGGATCGGCAACCAGGAGGCCGACCTGCGCGTCGCGATCGCGCCGACGCTCTACGGCGAGACGGCGGTGCTGCGCATCCTGCTCAAGGACACCCGCCTGCTCGAACTCGGCCGCATCGGCATGACCGAGGCGGACCAGCGCATCTTCGAGAGTCTGATCGAGGAGCCGCACGGCATCGTCATCGTCACCGGCCCGACCGGCTCGGGCAAGACGACGACGCTCGCCACGGCGATGTCGATGCTGAACGACCCGACCCGCAAGATCATCACGGTCGAGGACCCGATCGAGTACCAGCTGCCGGGCATCCACCAGACCCAGATCCGCGCCCAGATCGGCCTGACCTTCGCGGCGGCGCTGCGCTCGTTCCTGCGCCACGACCCGGACGTGATCATGGTCGGCGAGATGCGCGACGGCGAGACCGCCAGCATCGGCATCCAGGCGGCGCTGACCGGGCATCTGGTGCTGACGACGCTGCACACCAACACCGCCGCCGACGCGGTGATCCGCCTCGCCGACATGGGCGTCGAGCCCTACCTGATCGCCTCGACGCTGCGCGGCGTGCTCGGCCAGCGCTTGGTGCGGCGGCTGTGCGAGCGCTGCAAGCGGCCCGACGCGCGCGAGGCCGACATCGCCGAGGGACTCGCCGAGACGCGCGGGTTCCGGATGGATCCGTCCTGGGTGTTCCACGGACCGGTCGGCTGCGAGGCCTGCGGCCACACCGGCTACCGCGGCCGCGTCGGCATCTTCGAGGCGATGCGCGTCGACGGCGAGCTGCGCCACCACATCCGCCACGAGCCGGATCCGCAGAAGATCCTGGAGATCGCGCGTGCGGGCGGCATGACCTCGATGCTGGAGGACGGCCTTATGAAGTCCGGCCTCGGCGTCACCTCGATGGAAGAGGTGCTCCGGACGACCGGCTGA
- a CDS encoding DUF1150 family protein, with amino-acid sequence MPDAAFLQLGDGKVAYIRKIDSDDVGSLFPGAPHLAPGLKLWALLAADGTPIMLTDSREAALANAQEADLTTVSVH; translated from the coding sequence ATGCCCGACGCGGCCTTCTTGCAGCTAGGCGACGGCAAGGTCGCCTACATCCGCAAGATCGATTCCGACGACGTCGGTTCGCTGTTCCCCGGCGCGCCGCATCTCGCCCCCGGCCTGAAGCTGTGGGCACTGCTCGCCGCCGACGGCACGCCGATCATGCTGACCGACAGCCGCGAGGCCGCGCTCGCCAACGCCCAGGAAGCCGACCTCACCACGGTGAGCGTGCACTGA
- a CDS encoding Hsp20 family protein produces MTRLTTFQSPFLLGFDDIERALDRVAKATNDGYPPYNIERIPGDGAGDVIRITLAVAGFTRDQLDVSVEENQLIIRGRQVEDKARHFLHRGIAARQFQRTFVLAEGIEIKGADLKDGLLSIDLTRPQPERIVRKIEISARD; encoded by the coding sequence ATGACGCGTTTGACAACTTTCCAGAGCCCGTTCCTGCTGGGCTTCGACGACATCGAGCGGGCGCTCGACCGGGTGGCCAAGGCCACCAACGACGGTTATCCGCCCTACAACATCGAGCGCATCCCCGGCGACGGCGCCGGCGACGTGATCCGCATCACCCTCGCGGTGGCCGGCTTCACCCGCGACCAGCTCGACGTCTCGGTGGAGGAGAACCAGCTGATCATCCGCGGCCGTCAGGTCGAGGACAAGGCGCGGCACTTCCTCCACCGCGGCATCGCCGCGCGGCAGTTCCAGCGCACCTTCGTGCTGGCCGAGGGCATCGAGATCAAGGGCGCGGACCTCAAGGACGGCCTGCTCTCGATCGACCTCACCCGCCCGCAGCCCGAGCGGATCGTCCGCAAGATCGAGATCTCCGCCCGCGACTGA
- a CDS encoding VOC family protein, with product MDTAPHTAAAIDAATAVGPVALTVRDRARVAAWYRDVLGMVPLAEDGRAVVLGAADGTPLVTLVGAPDAPLAGRRAPGLYHVAILLPARADLGRWLRHTAAVGARLQGASDHLVSEATYLADPEGNGIEVYRDRPRAEWPRRDGRIHMDNSPFDIAGVLADGDAVGRRFDGLPAGTVVGHVHLKVADVAATRRFYVDTLGFEATEEGYPSALFVAAGGYHHHFGLNAWESAGGTRVAGATGLRHATVTMAPAARAAHAARLAAAGLGADAGPATAAVDPSGNRLLFVDRPIDAATALALADA from the coding sequence ATGGACACCGCGCCGCACACCGCCGCCGCCATCGACGCCGCCACCGCCGTCGGCCCCGTCGCCCTGACCGTGCGCGACCGCGCCCGCGTCGCGGCCTGGTACCGCGACGTGCTCGGCATGGTCCCGCTCGCCGAGGATGGGCGCGCCGTCGTGCTCGGCGCCGCCGACGGCACGCCGCTCGTCACCCTGGTCGGCGCGCCCGACGCCCCGCTCGCCGGACGCCGCGCGCCCGGCCTCTACCACGTCGCGATCCTGCTGCCCGCGCGCGCCGACCTCGGCCGCTGGCTGCGCCACACCGCCGCCGTCGGCGCGCGCCTGCAGGGCGCCTCCGACCACCTCGTCTCCGAGGCGACCTATCTCGCCGACCCCGAGGGTAACGGCATCGAGGTCTACCGCGACCGTCCCCGCGCCGAGTGGCCCCGGCGCGACGGCCGGATCCACATGGACAATTCGCCCTTCGACATCGCCGGCGTGCTCGCCGACGGCGACGCCGTCGGCCGGCGCTTCGACGGCCTGCCGGCCGGCACCGTGGTCGGCCACGTCCACCTCAAGGTCGCCGACGTCGCGGCGACGCGCCGCTTCTACGTCGACACCCTCGGCTTCGAGGCGACCGAGGAGGGCTATCCGTCCGCGCTGTTCGTCGCGGCCGGCGGCTACCACCACCACTTCGGCCTCAACGCCTGGGAGAGCGCCGGCGGCACCCGCGTGGCCGGCGCGACCGGCCTTCGCCACGCCACCGTCACCATGGCGCCGGCCGCGCGCGCGGCCCATGCCGCCCGCCTCGCCGCCGCCGGCCTCGGCGCGGACGCCGGTCCCGCGACCGCCGCGGTCGACCCCTCCGGCAACCGGCTGCTCTTCGTCGACCGCCCGATCGACGCCGCGACCGCCCTCGCGCTCGCCGACGCGTGA
- a CDS encoding helix-turn-helix transcriptional regulator, translated as MERGHLREQEMLDLVDRVYAAAADPGTWNDTLQALAEAFGGVGATMILHAVDAADVAAVSPALQGAVPDYVAHWCRHDSIGAEAFRSRLKGVFSDLDIFSTEAFRADPFYQEFRRDHGMRHLLCLVAATAEGDRLTVSIQFPTDVDEIDRARRVDFERLSRHLSRAMLLTTRLGGLATAGNELAEALGRLGFGAAVLDGRGAVLVANAAFERLVAGHLALARPKPRFRVAAVQTAFEAMVADALARTASGHPDFLALPRPDSRLPVYLRVVPLPRAGDDDPRRRHALVMVNDPLEGGGGVAAALMQAGLTAGEARVAELVGGGLVPARAAEELSLSEETVRTVLKKVFAKLDVGRQGELVRLVERITPLFRL; from the coding sequence ATGGAGCGGGGGCACCTGCGCGAGCAGGAGATGCTCGATCTCGTCGACCGCGTCTATGCCGCGGCGGCGGATCCGGGCACGTGGAACGACACCCTGCAGGCGCTCGCCGAGGCCTTCGGCGGCGTCGGCGCCACCATGATCCTGCACGCGGTCGACGCGGCCGACGTCGCGGCGGTCAGCCCGGCCCTGCAGGGCGCCGTGCCCGACTACGTGGCGCACTGGTGCCGCCACGACAGCATCGGCGCCGAGGCCTTCCGCAGCCGGCTCAAGGGCGTCTTCTCCGACCTCGACATCTTCTCCACCGAAGCCTTTCGCGCCGATCCCTTCTACCAGGAGTTCCGGCGCGACCACGGCATGCGCCACCTGCTCTGCCTCGTCGCGGCGACCGCCGAGGGCGACCGCCTCACCGTCTCGATCCAGTTCCCGACCGACGTCGACGAGATCGACCGGGCCCGCCGGGTCGACTTCGAGCGGCTGTCGCGCCACCTGTCGCGGGCGATGCTGCTGACGACCCGGCTCGGGGGGCTGGCGACGGCCGGAAACGAACTCGCCGAGGCGCTCGGCCGGCTCGGCTTCGGCGCCGCCGTGCTCGACGGCCGTGGCGCGGTGCTGGTCGCCAACGCCGCCTTCGAACGCCTCGTCGCCGGCCATCTGGCGCTCGCGCGGCCGAAGCCGCGCTTCCGCGTCGCCGCGGTCCAGACCGCCTTCGAGGCCATGGTCGCCGACGCCCTCGCGCGCACCGCGAGCGGCCACCCCGACTTCCTCGCCCTGCCCCGCCCCGACAGCCGGCTGCCGGTCTACCTGCGCGTCGTCCCGCTGCCGCGGGCCGGCGACGACGATCCGCGCCGGCGCCACGCGCTGGTGATGGTCAACGATCCGCTGGAGGGTGGCGGCGGCGTCGCCGCGGCGTTGATGCAGGCCGGCCTGACCGCCGGCGAGGCCCGCGTCGCCGAACTGGTCGGCGGCGGTCTGGTGCCCGCCCGTGCGGCCGAGGAACTGTCCCTCTCCGAGGAGACCGTCCGCACCGTTCTGAAGAAGGTGTTCGCCAAGCTCGACGTCGGCCGCCAGGGCGAGCTGGTGCGCCTCGTCGAGCGGATCACACCGCTGTTCAGGCTCTGA
- a CDS encoding L-iditol 2-dehydrogenase yields MKLENKVAIVTGGARGIGRAMAEAFGREGAVVVVADVLADEAAATAAAIGGGAFAVRLDVTDPASIDAMVDTVVARAGGIDVLVNNAAVYDLAPVVEVTRPGWDKLFDINVKGLFFTLQAVARAMIARGRGGKIVNMSSQAGRRGEPLGAVYCATKAAVISLTQSAGLDLIRHGINVNAIAPGVIDTPMWDHVDALFAAREGLPIGAKKREVGAAVPYGRMGRPDDLAGAAVFLASADSDYVVAQTLNVDGGNCMN; encoded by the coding sequence ATGAAACTCGAGAACAAGGTGGCCATCGTCACCGGTGGCGCGCGCGGCATCGGCCGGGCGATGGCGGAGGCCTTCGGACGCGAGGGCGCCGTGGTGGTGGTCGCCGACGTGCTCGCCGACGAGGCCGCCGCCACCGCCGCCGCGATCGGCGGCGGCGCGTTCGCCGTCCGTCTCGACGTCACCGACCCCGCCAGCATCGACGCCATGGTCGACACCGTCGTCGCCCGCGCCGGCGGCATCGACGTGCTGGTCAACAACGCCGCCGTCTACGACCTCGCGCCGGTGGTCGAGGTGACGCGCCCCGGCTGGGACAAGCTGTTCGACATCAACGTCAAGGGCCTGTTCTTCACGCTCCAGGCGGTGGCGAGGGCGATGATCGCGCGCGGCCGCGGCGGCAAGATCGTCAACATGTCGAGCCAGGCCGGCCGGCGCGGCGAGCCGCTCGGCGCGGTCTATTGCGCCACCAAGGCGGCGGTGATCTCGCTGACCCAGTCCGCCGGTCTCGACCTGATCCGCCACGGCATCAACGTCAACGCCATCGCCCCCGGCGTGATCGACACGCCGATGTGGGACCACGTCGACGCCCTGTTCGCCGCCCGCGAGGGCCTGCCGATCGGCGCCAAGAAGCGCGAGGTCGGCGCCGCCGTCCCCTACGGCCGCATGGGCCGGCCGGACGACCTCGCCGGCGCCGCCGTGTTCCTCGCCAGCGCCGATTCCGACTACGTCGTCGCCCAGACGCTCAACGTCGACGGCGGGAACTGCATGAACTGA
- the gspM gene encoding type II secretion system protein GspM → MSAAPSSSTLRLVAVVVFLALPAAALATGLFQLVAWRETEDLIARQEALLRDLDARLARTGADGVVAVDTRTLYLAAGSRPLAGADLQTRIGKAIADVGGKLVEAQVIDDPDLPPDAIDLKVTFDATNGGLLRLLHGLETGLPLMTVGTAAVRELPSQDGAGAEDPVLRIDLTVRAWFKAEA, encoded by the coding sequence GTGAGCGCCGCCCCGTCCTCCAGCACGCTCCGCCTCGTCGCGGTGGTGGTGTTCCTCGCCCTGCCGGCCGCGGCGCTGGCGACCGGGCTGTTCCAGCTCGTCGCCTGGCGCGAGACCGAGGACCTGATCGCCCGCCAGGAGGCGCTGCTGCGCGATCTCGACGCCCGTCTCGCCCGCACCGGCGCCGACGGCGTCGTCGCCGTCGACACCCGCACGCTCTATCTCGCCGCCGGCAGCCGCCCGCTCGCCGGCGCCGACCTGCAGACCCGGATCGGCAAGGCGATCGCCGACGTCGGCGGCAAGCTGGTCGAAGCGCAGGTGATCGACGACCCCGACCTGCCCCCGGACGCCATCGACCTCAAGGTCACCTTCGACGCCACCAACGGCGGCCTCCTGCGCCTGCTGCACGGCCTCGAGACCGGGCTGCCGCTGATGACGGTCGGCACCGCCGCGGTGCGCGAGCTGCCGAGCCAGGACGGCGCCGGCGCCGAGGACCCGGTGCTGCGCATCGACCTCACCGTGCGCGCCTGGTTCAAGGCGGAGGCCTGA